The genomic region CTTTCTGAATCACGTAAAAATATTCATGGATATGATGAGTCACAGGTAAATTCAGGTAAActcattttgttttgaaaattcgcaTATTAAGGAATCGTGGGCTTGTATTCCAAAGTATACAGATTATTCCTTAATGCAATTAGCAACAATGAAATTTATTCTAAAACGTAATGAGATGTCTTGGGCAGACCTGTCTAGTACATTCCACACGTTTTATCAGAAAGCGTAAGTTTGATATGGCGATGAATTGAAAGAATCTTTGTAAAAGTTTTTGTAGGCAAAGTAAAATGTGTTACATTGGACACCCTTCTCATTTGGACACACACactaaatattttgcttcaaaataaattaatataaagtggCCGTTAATCCCACAGTCGGTTATAAGTTACTGGAATGACCCTGACTTATATTCGACCAAGGGCTGTCACTTCGGCAGCAAGTCCCAAAAAtgcaagaaatataatttttgaaattgtacGATTTTCCAGTACAGAATAAAAAGAATGGTAGGTGTGTCGCATTGACAGTTGTCTCTGAAAAGGGTTGACTGAATAAGATAACCACCATCCAATAGATGTGAATCTGTAACGATGATGTGGCCAATATCAAGTCTCGTGTAGGGAGCTTTGGTAGTAAACGATATTCGACTAAATGAGTAAAATATAGGCAAAAATGCGGaatatttacacattttccaatacCAATGAAATCATAACAAAAAAGATGTAAAAaatgtggaattttttttttaacaacacggcAACGGCAAGcgtattttgtacaaaaatgtcatattttttttaattttgttcgtctgGACTGGACGTTTTGATGGCGTAATTATTTGTACAGTTTCATTTTAGAAATGATGTGTTCTCTGAAATTTCGCTTCCTTTAATGCAGCTACAACAGCTGTCATGTTGGTCTGTGAGCTGTTGTTATATGTTATTTATGCAGAAAAGGTATAGAAACTTCTGCTGATGTTTgcacatcttttaaaatttttcacaattggGATAGTCGTAAGGTCGAAATTGTTTTCAGACGTCATTAGCTAATCGCTCTAACTGGGAATTTAAAGCAAAgtcatatacaaatatgtacactagacagggctaattTACtgaggcggcagcccttggtcggaaaaaacccaagtcattccggtaacgtagaaccggctgccatgggaatgttccAGCAAGCAGATCGTgctgggatgttaccgcaggtttcacccctgcagacacctgcttgagcttgagtcgcctcccaggcacgtcaggagacatctctaaaactacgctgacgaaatccaggacaaaactgaccgaaatCTACTGGACCTGACAGTGTTTGGatagtcaataaacgacattcaccgggagaccgtcaccaccttcttaagctcccgtcctgtgaatgccgtattcggagtccaaccaccacctatagcagatgaagagctccagcttccgcGTGAGACACGTATAACACTGgaacaattacgttctggatattgtagcagattaaactcctacttatccagaatcgaccccgacataccaaacatatgtccggcatgtgaaggcacgacactaaccaccttttcacatgccccctaaaaccgactcatctaacacccctcccTCTGAACCCATCCCGTCGAAACAGGATGTTTCCTGGACCtacctagatgagctagacgaagacgaccggtgatatgcccgacactggcggggctactattactgttaacaatcAAACAAACAGATATTTAcacggtggccgccgtagccgaataggttggtgcgtgactaccattcggaattcggagtacgtaggttcatATCTccgtgaagcaccaaaatgaaggaaatttttttctaatagcgatcggccttttcggcaggcaattgcaaacctccgagtgtatttttgtcatgaaaagctcctcataaaaaatatctgccgttcggagtcagcttaagactgctgtaggtctctccatttatggaacatcatcaagacgcaagctacaaatagaaggaagagctcggctaaacacccaaaaaggttgtaagcggcaattatatatgtatatatatgcttGTGCTAAACCCGAAAATTCCGAGGTAGACTACAAACGCCTGCGGAAAATCGTGACAGTCGTTTTACGTAACAAATCATAATATTAATTAATCAATTCCAccgtaatatatatatttttcttatttacttccactttaaaaTTATAGATGATACGTGAtgctcatttaaaaaaaaatcttttgtatTTTACAGGATGCTTTGGAACCAATTCTCAAAAAGTTTACTGTATCGGAGAGCCTTTTAGATGATGCACAATTCATTCAATTAGCTAAAATATACAAGAAGTATCCTTGCCTCTGGGATGAAAAGGACATTGCGTATAGATTCGCTAATAGGCGTCGTGAAGCGTTGAATAACGTACTTAAAGAGTTGAATGAAAAATGTAAGCTGAACctagtgaaaaatgatttcgaaaAAGAAACTGCGCGACTACGGAAAATATGTTCAAAcgagaagaaacaaaaaatagcatgtAAACGTAATAACTTAGTGTTTAAACCAAGATGCCCTTATTATGACCACATTTCATTCCTTGAAGTCGATGTAACCCCTTATGAATGTTTAATATGTGGTCTAGTAGTTTCTGGTCCATGTCAGTTCAAAATCCATTTATCGTCTCACGATGGTTCACTACCATTCAAATGTCATGTTTGTGGGCATGGCTTTAGGTTGGTCACAAATTTAACAGTTCATTTACGGAGACATGTACATGATTATACATACAGTTGTAAGGTGTGTAATAAGCCCTGCGCAACGACCACAGAATTAAAAACGCATTTACGTTTGCATACCGGTGAGAGACCGTATGTTTGCGATATTTGTGGCAAAGCAATGCGATCATGGGCTGAATTCAGTAGGCATATGGAACGTCACGCAAAACTACCGCGACATAAGTGTGAAATTTGCTCCAAGTCATTCtatgaaaaacgaaaattaaaggAGCACATGAATGTTCACTTAAAAGTCCGGAACGATATATGTGATGTGTGTAACAAAGGATTTACAAGTGTTAAACTCTTAAGACAGCATAAACTAATTCatgatatagaaaaaaaatttgtatgtaagcTTTGTGGAAAACGATTCGCGCAATGTGCGGGTCTTAATTCACATATGAAATCTCATGGTACAAAGTTATCTGCGATGCCATTGAGAAACTTTAATTTAGAGCAAGAATAAttgtataaatatacaaatgtaaGCTACATAAGCAATTCAATACGTTCGAATGAAATAAAGTGCTGGCCGAATTCGGCAAAATAATCTTCTTGTGTACCAGTTATTTCTTTCTCCATAAGGTACTGCATCAAAAACTTTCAAGGCTGAGGGGTTTGCTTCatcggatctttattcgctgtactATGTCTATGTTGTTCGACGTCTGTGAAATTCGACGTCGCCTACATGCAAAATTCCATAAATACTCCTTAGAAACTCTCCCGATTTCTTTAAGGGTGGTGGTCGTCCTTCATTAAGACCGGCGTGGTAAGAGACATAAGGTATGATGTTTATTTGCCCAGAAAAGgaatttttcctttcaaaatGTTAGCTTCAGCAACCAAAGTTTGCTATCACTTCTTCTAttcttttttctctatttttcagTCCAAGCAACAGCAAAGCTCCAACGTAGTGCTTGGGCCGTACTACTTTCGTACCAAAGCCAAAGCAAGAACAAAAGCATAGCTCCCGAAAATATACTAGTAATTTTAAacccagaaaaaaaaactttgaatattgtgaaaaaaaaggaTTTCCTGTCGGCCTCTTCAAAACggaaaagtatatatatatatatatactatatatatatatatatatatatatgtatatatatatatctatatatatatatatatatgtatatatatatatatactatatatatatatataaactatatatatgtatatatatattttttttttcttaattggcgcgtacaccttttgggtgtttggccgatctcctcctcctaattatggcgtgcgtcttgatgttccatAAAtagagtgacctacagttttaagccgactccgaccatcagacattttttatgaggagaggtttgttattgcctgccaagggcaaccgctattataaaagactttttcttcatttcaccgagattcgaacctacgttctctctagattccgaatggtagtcatgcaacAACCCATTTGGCTAGTTTGAATGAAATACCCGCCTGAATAACAGACCTGTCACAATTGGATCATTCCGTCCGATGCGGCAACGCATTTGACTAACGTGacgtcgtttccacgacagtcggttctacgcaaggcgaatttattacaggtgacagcaaacacatataagtaaaaccctacatgtatttgttgttgcatttggtccaagcatcacgtcaaaatcagtaatcaaatgtaaacatacgaatgtaaacataccaatacatacaaacaaagcatatcattttgacgtaagccatacctacggcgaaaaattcagctgggtgaatgctgtcaccttaataaatccaccttggttctacgttaccgaaacgacccggactgtcactccagcagcattcactgtatgtaagtatggggaatgtttatgctgatgcaacaacaacaacaactaactaACTGCCACATGAAAGTATTGCCGAATAtatacacagaaaaaaaaaacgttgtgtATAAATAGGTTGTTGTGGGTTGTGAAATATatcataaaattaatgtttattGAAGCAAAAGAgggttttaatagaatttatggtTGTTATAGACGGTGGGTGCGACCATAGATTCGACCATAATGTACATTAAATTTTGGGGACAACTTAGTTAAGCTTAGCCCTTTCTctattctttctttcttttagaAAGAAGGGTCAATTCTAATGtctcaattaatttaaattccatgtatttactgcatttaatttgatataataaaaaacaccatAGATACAAATTTGAGCGATACAAAAATGTTCTTCTTTAAAGAGTTGTCATTTTCGCCGCACCTGCTGTACTGGAAAAGTagaaagttgcaagtttttgtaCGTTCCGGCA from Anastrepha obliqua isolate idAnaObli1 chromosome 2, idAnaObli1_1.0, whole genome shotgun sequence harbors:
- the LOC129239078 gene encoding zinc finger protein 2-like, which gives rise to MKYNTMALGIEHERVEYEDLKICGEITTLMSIGKKEFFLNCEFCDASFLKLDDFIQHISEEHLSKFMGLNLKQNLTSCPLQSEEEIGDVEICMQSESFSEENDDTQYDLRAFEKIEIELDSNGINNSLDSESAALEEITDTESLQSLVTNELGEFSEEINETHGNADLIPYAQHDLCDAQLDLTEHCKNKDEKDDKKKFIIEFIEVYRSLQSLWNTNLKAYQNRVLKNEQYEILLKKYKEEYPEATMEDVKQKIQRLRSNFRRELRRMDPFGITTLYYFDAMNFLRNIIPLSESRKNIHGYDESQDALEPILKKFTVSESLLDDAQFIQLAKIYKKYPCLWDEKDIAYRFANRRREALNNVLKELNEKCKLNLVKNDFEKETARLRKICSNEKKQKIACKRNNLVFKPRCPYYDHISFLEVDVTPYECLICGLVVSGPCQFKIHLSSHDGSLPFKCHVCGHGFRLVTNLTVHLRRHVHDYTYSCKVCNKPCATTTELKTHLRLHTGERPYVCDICGKAMRSWAEFSRHMERHAKLPRHKCEICSKSFYEKRKLKEHMNVHLKVRNDICDVCNKGFTSVKLLRQHKLIHDIEKKFVCKLCGKRFAQCAGLNSHMKSHGTKLSAMPLRNFNLEQE